The Nitrospiraceae bacterium genome includes a window with the following:
- a CDS encoding DsrE/DsrF/DrsH-like family protein produces MNTAQIEPTATLAELRESKPDRVTIVLLSGDMDKAMAAFIIATGAAAMGMQVTMFFTFWGLNTIRRKGATSSASDWLRRMFGLINKGGAEGLPLSRFHFWGLGTKMMQKVMKQNRMPGVPELMETALDLGVRFIACTTTMGLMGITKDTLIEGIDQFAGVTTYLAEAKQGSVNLFI; encoded by the coding sequence ATGAATACCGCACAAATTGAGCCGACTGCCACGCTGGCGGAGTTGCGCGAATCCAAGCCGGACCGTGTCACGATCGTCCTGTTGAGCGGCGATATGGACAAGGCGATGGCGGCGTTCATCATTGCCACCGGTGCCGCGGCGATGGGGATGCAGGTGACGATGTTTTTCACGTTTTGGGGGTTGAACACGATTCGCCGCAAGGGTGCCACGAGTTCGGCCAGTGACTGGCTCCGGCGCATGTTCGGATTGATCAATAAAGGCGGCGCGGAAGGATTACCGTTGTCCCGGTTCCATTTTTGGGGCCTGGGAACGAAGATGATGCAGAAGGTCATGAAGCAAAATCGGATGCCGGGGGTGCCGGAATTGATGGAGACCGCCCTGGATTTGGGCGTCCGCTTCATCGCATGCACGACCACGATGGGACTCATGGGCATTACGAAGGATACCCTGATCGAAGGCATCGATCAGTTCGCCGGGGTGACGACCTACTTGGCGGAAGCCAAGCAGGGAAGCGTGAATCTCTTTATCTAA
- a CDS encoding sulfurtransferase TusA family protein, whose protein sequence is MQADVKLDTLGYFCPMPIILTSKKIKELATGQVLEVVSDDEGIKKDMPAWCQTTGHEMVAMEEEQSASKRIYKAFVKKTK, encoded by the coding sequence ATGCAGGCTGATGTGAAACTGGATACGCTCGGGTACTTTTGCCCAATGCCGATCATTCTGACTTCCAAGAAGATCAAGGAACTGGCGACCGGGCAGGTGCTGGAAGTCGTCTCCGACGACGAGGGCATCAAGAAGGATATGCCGGCCTGGTGCCAGACCACCGGGCACGAGATGGTGGCGATGGAAGAAGAACAGAGCGCATCCAAGCGCATTTACAAAGCCTTTGTTAAGAAGACGAAGTAG